GGGCGCTTATGCACTGATCGCACCTTGGCAGTTTGCTATCGGTCTTGTCGTGATGATCCTCATTCATGAATTAGGGCATGTTCTTGCAGCAAGGATTAAAGGTCTCCCCGTTTCGGCTCCGGTATTTATTCCTTTTCTAGGGGCGTTAATCACAATGAAGAAACATCCTAGGGATGCTGCAACAGAAGCATTTATTGGAATCGGCGGACCTGTCTTAGGCACCGTTGGTGCGTTGGCGGCTTATTTGATCGGTTTATGGCTGCAATCACCTGTACTGGTTTCCGTGTCATACATGGGATTTTTTCTTAATCTCATCAATCTTCTTCCCATACATCCTCTGGATGGGGGAAGGATCTCGACCGCTATAACCCGCTGGCTATGGATAGTCGGGCTCATTGGCGGAATTGTCGTCATTTATTACATCAAAAGCATACTATTCTTTATCATTTGGATTCTTTTTGCTTACGATATGTATAAGAAATATATAAAGAACAAGAAGACGGGAGGCGTTCTTTCGGCCATAACCCGATTCGAATGGAACGCAGAGCATCTCCATAAGCAGGGCATGTTCATTCCTGGTGAAGGGCATACACGCGATCTGGAGTTTACGACATATTCCAAGCTAGCGCAGCAAGAAGAAGACGGGCAAAAAATTGTCATGTGGTGGCATGCGATTGGTTTTGAGGGAATTTTGAATTTTCCTAGGCAGTCGCTGATTAAGAAGATTTCTGTAGTGAAAGTGGAGCATCTGTATAAGGAAATTCAAATTCAAAATACGGAATTGAGCAGAGAAGGATCAGGCCAAGAGCTTTATCTTGGGATTCATGTGAAAATTGACTATATTCCGTTAGATGAGCTTGACGAGTATTTTGACGTTCCGGTTCGAACTCGTTGGACGATGGGGACAGCGTATCTAGCTCTCGCTGCATTTCTTTTTTACATGATTCGTGAAGTACATCAATTGGGTATTTAATGACGTTAATTAATTAAAAAGAAGGACTGCACATATGAAACTAACAGGCTCCAAGCGTCTTACACAGCTAGGCTCGGCTATATTTTCCGAGGTAGCGGATTGGAAGAGAGAGGTTATGAACCAAGGGGTAGATGTCATAGATTTAGGAATAGGAAGTCCTGACCTGCCTCCATCGGAACGAATTATCGATGCCATCACAGAGGCGGTACGAAATCCGGGACTTTACGGCTATCCTTCTTCAGAAGGAAGCCTTGAGTTTCGCACTGCAGTAGCCAAGTGGTACCGGCACCGATTCGGCGTTGAGCTAGATCCCGCAACCGAAATATTAACGTTAATGGGCTCTCAGGACGGATTGGCACATCTAGCACTTTCGTTATGTGATCCTGGTGATGCAGCGATTGTTCCCGATCCGGGGTATCCGATTTATTCGGCGAGCCTTGTTTTAGCAGGGGTTGAGCCCTATTTGCTTCCATTGCGCGTTTCAAATGATTATTTGCCGGACCTATCGGAGATTCCAAACGATGTCGCTGCAAAGGCGAAATTTATTTTGCTTAATTATCCTAGCAATCCGCTTTCGGCCGTGGCAGACAGATCTTTTTTTGAACGATTGGTAGCATATGCCCGAAAGCATGAGCTCTTGATTGTGCACGATCTAGCGTATTCCGAAATGGCGTTCGACGGATATCGTCCTATGAGCATTTTAGAAATTGAAGGAGCTAAGGAGGTTGCTGTCGAATTCCATTCTTTGTCAAAAAGCTTTAATATGGCGGGCTGTCGGATTGCTTTTTTAACTGGCAATGAAAGTGCTGTAAAAGCGCTTAAGACGTTAAAATCGAATATAGATTACGGCGTATTTCAAGCGGTTCAAGCAGCAGGGATAGCAGCCTTGGAAGAGGATATGGAAAACGATCACTCGGTAGCGGAGGTGTATCAGAGCAGAAGGGACGTATTTCTTGCAGAACTTGCAAAAGCAGGTTGGCACATTCGACCTCCTAAAGCGACAATGTTCATATGGGCGCCGGTTCCGAAAGGCTGGACATCTCGACAAATTTCCCGGGAAATGCTTTATCATGCCGGAGTTGTCGTAATCCCTGGTGATGCATTTGGAGCTGAAGGGGAAGGATTTGTGCGCATTGCACTCGTACAGAGTGAGGAACGATTACTGGAAGCTGCTCGTCGAATTGGAGATTGGTTTCGTTCGATAGAATGAAATAAAGAAGTTTTGGCAAAAATAGGAGAATGAGAGACGTATCGAGTTATTATTTGAAAGGGGTACGCATATGGATGCAATTTCATCATTATCCGAGCTCTTAGCTGAGCAGAAACATTCATCGTTTGTGGAAATACCGGGAGTACTGGGCCAGACCTTCGGTCAGGCGACGATTGCTGCCACTTTGCCCATGAGCAAGCTGTTCTCGATTTATGAAGTAGATTTGGAAGTTCAAAGGGCGATCATACCGCGTAATCTTTCCAAGCTGATCGACTATATCAACTTGTATTTAGAAGATCGTCAGCCGATCTATTTCCCTGGCATCATATTTTCTGCCCGTGGAGCGGGACATTACGATGAGGAAAATAACGTGTTCCGTCTGCAGCCCATTGAGAAGCTATATGTCGTAGATGGACAGCACCGGTTGGCTGCGTTCCAGCGTATTATGGAAACACTTCAGAGTCAAATGGCAAGAGCGAAAGATAGACGGGAATATGACAAAATGGAAGAAATTACGGAGAAGCTTCGCAGATTATATGCGTTCCCGATTTCGACAATGACATACATTGATATTAATGCTCGTCAAGAACGCCAATTATTTTCAGATATCAATAAGCTTCCGCGAAAAATTGGAGGGAATCTGGCTGTTCTTCGGGACCAGCGCAGATTCTATCATGTGGCTGCGACAGAGCTGGCGACGAAGGCTCCGGCTATGCAGACATTAACGGTCGATATGTTCTCCGAACGCGGCAAGGCGCCGGAATACCTCTTCTCGTACCATCTGCTTATCGAGATTCTAGTAGCTCTCTTTGAAGGCCGAATGAAGTCTGCGGCACGAAATAACGGTTATCAATATGAAGAGAAAGAGCTTCAAGATCAGGTATCACTTGCAGCATCGTACTTTAATGGATTGCTTCATTACCTGCCTACACCTGCAAAGGGTGAGCTGGTCTGGTCAGAAAATATTCAAATCGCATTAGCGCTATTCTTCCATGAAGAAGCAACCAAAACAGGTAAGTTTAATCGATATGCACTGGAGCATGCTTTGAAAATTCTGCCGCATTTGAATTGGAACGCGATTTATGTAGGTGATGAAAAGGACCGGCTGCCTAGACGCTCTCGAATTATGAAAGCTTATCAATATATCAAGAACTTCTATCAAGAACAAAATGTATTTCTCATTAGTGATAAGGAGGATGCCGGCTAATGGAAGGACTACGTTTACAAATGACGATTCATCCGTTCTGCGATAAATTCGGACTCTCTACCGTTGCGCTGAGAGTACAGGATTTGTTGAACTACACGATGATTGATCCGATGGTTCAGCGTAAGCTTAGCAATATGCAAAGACGAAAAATTTCGACCTACTTGCAAGAGCGGGAGTTAGACCACGTCTTCTTTGGGCCTGTAACGCTTTCCTTACGAGAAGTGAATCAGTTGTCTAAAGGCGAGAACGAATTCATGTTAAAGCACGGCAGCAAATTGAGTATTCTCGACGGACAGCATCGTATTCTTGCTCTTGGTTATGTAAATGAACAGCTTCAGAAAGAAGTAAAGCGGCATGAGAAAAAATTAGCGCTATTAAAAATTAAACAGCGTAAATTTCCGGATGATACGGAGCTGAAGCAGGAAGTAGACCAGCTTGAAGGCGTGATTAATCAACTGGAAAGCAGACGTCTGGATTTGATGGATACGCAGCTGGCTGTTCAAATCTACATCGGGTTAACGGAAGAGGAAGAGCAGCAATTATTTGGCGACATTAACTCTAAGGTTCAACTCGTCAGTAAAGAACTGGGTCACTCCTTCGACTCGATCGATCCGCTTAATCTAGTTATTCAACAGGTTGTGGATCATAACATCTATTTAAAAGCAGCAGGCGTCGAGCGCCGAAGCAACTTGACCTCGTTCAATCGCAATTTCACTTGTTTCAGCTGGCTCTATTCGATTGCCACCATGCTTTTTTCAGGCAGAATGCAGCCTTCCTATGAGCTTCAGCGGAGAATCCGTCATGATCCTTCGACCTATGTGGAGATCTTACATCAGTTCTTCAATACGCTTCTGCCTATGATGCCGGAACAGCCCGGGATTGCCACATATACCTCAGCCAACCGCGTCGTACAGGAAAGCATTGCATTGTACGCAAATCGCTTCCTCTTCCCGAATGGGGAGTATAACGAAGAATGGACGCAATGCCTGCAGATCTTAGATGGATTTGATTGGTCCCATGATAACGAAGAGCTGATATACGTATTTGGTTCTCTGGATAACGGCAAGATTAATCTTATTCATGAGAAATCTCTGAAGAAACATGTAAAAATGGTGCAGTTCTTCCTCGAAGGAAACGACTCGGATTCTTCCAATGAAGATGATGTGGCATCCCCAGCATAAACAATGAGAATAACCCTCTTTCTATCAACCGGCAGGTTGAATAAGAAAGGGGTTTCTTGCATTTTGTACGAATTCATCAATAGAATCGTCCAAGCTAATGATAGGATCGCTGCATTATATAGAGTATCAAGTTTGAAAGGAGGAATTGTCCATGAGCTGCTCTATATTAGCTACTTTGTCCCAAATCAGCATCGGTACAGTAATCACTGTTCACAGTGGAACTACTCCTAACCACACAGGAAGATACGTTGGTATTCAAAACGGTAATGTCGTTATCGTAAGTAATGGAGGCACTGTGTACTACTACCCAATCGGTCATATCTCCGTCATCCACATTCCTTAATTTGTTCATTACGAAAGAGCGCTCCAAGGCTGGATATAGCAGCTTTGGGGTGCTTTTTTGTTTCGATGGCAACATGTAGGACAAGGTCTTGAGTGGTACAAAGTATCTAAGGTTATAAATAAGCTGTCCCGATAAATACACTTATCACATGCGTCTTTGATGAAAAACAGCCTCAGATTGGAGGAAGAATCTTGTTTGTTCATACTGTTCAAGCTGGCGAATCTTTATTTGAGATCAGCAAAAGATATCGAATTCCGGTAAATCAAATCCAAACTGTAAATGGTCTCACGGAAACGAATATCGTCCCGGGGCAAGCTTTACTTATAGACTCATATACCTATGTCGTGCAGCCTGGTGACACGTATAGCCTTATCGCGCACAAGGCCTTTGTACCGATTGGACAATTGGAAGCAGCCAATTCTATGATCAAGCCGGAGACCCTTCAGCCTGGAATGATAATCAAGATTCCTGATACATCCAATTATATCGCAGATACGCTGAGCTATTACGGAGTGCGAAGTCCGGAGTTAGATCAGGCACTGATTCGGGAGTATGCTCCCTATTCTTCCTCTATTTCGATCTTTGAATATCATTTTGCAAGTAATGGGGATATTGTAAATCAGTTAGAGGATTACGCAGCCATTGAAACAACCTGGAAGAATCGGGTTACCCCTTTAGTTACGATTACCAATCTCACGGAAGCAGGGTTTGATTCGGAGCTTGTTCACCTAGTATTGAATAACCCTGCTGCAAGAAGCAATCTGGTAGATCATATAGCTGAGTTAGTTTTACGCAAGGGGTACGGCGGTGTAAACATTGATTTTGAGCTGGTCAGAGCTGTGGACAGGGATCTATTTAGCGGTTTTCTTCGCCAATTGAGAGATCGCTTGAAACCAGGCGGCTTTGCCTTAACCATTGCAGTTCCTCCCAAAACCAGCGAGGATATTCCTTGGATGCTCGGCTATGATTATGGCGCTATCGGGTCTGTAGTTGATTCTATGTTTATCATGGCGTATGACTGGCATCACTCTGTAAGTGAGGCAGGTCCTGTCGCCCCTCTCGATCAGGTCAAGAATACGATTCAATTTGCACTTAAATATGTCCCGCGTCAGAAAATTATTCTGGGGGTTCCACTATATGGATACAGCTGGAGTATACCCTATCAGCCCGGAATGGTGGCACCGGGAATATCTAATCAGAATGCGATTCAAACGGCAATGAGATATCAGGCTCCTATCCAATATTCCCGGGAAGCACAGACTCCTTATTACCAGTACCGAAACGAACAAGGGATGCTTCATGAGGTGTGGTTCGAAGATGTGAGAAGCATGAGCGGTAAAATGCTGTTGGTCCGGGAATACGGCTTGCAAGCTTTGGGAGCGTGGCAGTTAACACTAGGCTTCGCGCCGGGAACTTGGCTGTTGAGAAAATTTTTTACGATTCGAAAGCTATAAGAGGGGAGGAAGCTAGGATTCTGTCTGATAGTGTTTGGGGAGAATCTGGAGGCATGTAAAGCGTCTGTTGCAGCAGGTTAGGGACTCTACTTAATCGGCAACAATAAAGCCCCGAACTGTGCGCATTTGCGCTATAGTTCGGGGCTTGCCGTCTTATTGCTTTATTGCTGCAGCTGACGGACTCTCAGCTGATCAACTTCACTCAGCATGGAGACGGCCAAAATGAACATCGCGTGAGACCAGGTCAAAGGCACAACCCAAGCGGTTTCTCCAGTGACTTTGTCGATCTGCTCCGGAAGCAGTCCCATATCGGTACGGTGATCGACAGCCCATTGAAGCAGGGCTCTGGCTTCCTCGTATTGGCCAACGGCGATTTTGTAATGGCTGAGCCATAGCGTTGTCAGAATCCAAGGATTTCCTCCGATATAAGGATCGTCCTCGTATCGTTTGATTCCGCCTACGACAGGTACGGTCAGCTCACGCTCGATCGCTTCAGCGGTGCGGGCCATACGAGGGTCGTGGACGTCCACAGCGCCGAATGGCACGGAGATGCCCAGGAGGCTGATGTCGATAACCGGATCATGCTGAAGCAGATACGTCGGATAGCCCTTCGCGCTCACCTTCACCGAAGTGGCGGCGCCTTGCTCCTCCGCCGAGCGGAATTCCGGCTCGGTGACGGCCAGCTTCAGACCGCGGTAGAACGATCCGCGGTCTTCATTCCAGCAGCTATCGCCGATACGCTGCTGGATGCCTTCCGCTGCAAGCGCCCATGCGGACGCTTGCTCTTCAAGACCGCGCAGCCGTGCAAAGGCGGCTGCGGCCGTCAAACCGCCGTACACGGCAGCGGCCGAGTACGTGTGCTCCGCCAAGCGCTCCTCCCAGAGGTCGCGGCTTGGCGCAGGCAGGCCGGTTTCCTCGTCGATGTAGCTGACGAGGAAATCGGCGCCCTTCGCCACGGCGGGCCATACCCGCTCGGCGAAGGCGGCATCTTGGATGTGGCTGTAATGCTGCCACATCCCCCAGAGGATCGACGCGCCCTCGTCGATCTGAAGGCCCCATGACGGCGCCAGACGCCCGTCATGGTAGTGGCGCTGCTGCCAGGACCCGTCGGCGTCCTGGGCAGTCAGGGTCCACTCGTAGAAGCGAGTGGACAGATCCGACAGCCCGACACGGTCGAGGGCTGTCGTGATGAAGGCTGCGTCGCGACCCCAGCAGTAGGCATAGCCGCCGCAGCGTGTGAAGCCTTCGTCGAACTCCGGCGCAGCGACGACGCTGCCGCTCTGCTCGTCGGACATCAGCTTCATCGTGAGCAGGGAGCGCTCATACAGCTCACGGATGTCTTCAGCCGCTTCGGGAGCGGGCACCGCGTCTGCCAGGTATTGCTGCCAGTAGGCTGCCGTTTGATCGTACCAGTATGCGGCAGGTTGGCTTTTAGCAAGGGCAAGAGCCTCAGCAGCTTCTTGACGGGTAGAGCCTGCTGCAATATATACCGGTACTTCAACCGTTTGCCCCGGTTGAACGCTAGTAAAGCTCCAGCTTAAGGCTCCGTCAGGCTGCATATCAATGTCAGTACCGTTAAGCTGACCGGTATTAGCCCCAGCCCATGCTTGACCTGCTTGGAATCCTGTGCAAACGTTTGAACTCGAGACCGAAAAAATATACTCGTGGCGCATGTGAGTGATAGCGTCCAAGGCTTCGTCAAACTGCGTCGTGTGATAATAATTCGTTTCCATGGAACGGAACGAGGAATAATACATGAAACGGAAAGATACCGGTGAGTCGGAGCGATTCGTAAAGCTGTAATGACGAACGAACACATTTTGACCTGGTACCGCATAGTCAAGGGATTGCACAGAAACGGGGATAGTCGCATGTTCTGCCAGGACACGGAATATATTCGTGCGGCTTACATAGCCGGCTTCATGGCCCCAGCCTTCTTCAGCGCTGTCGAACCAGGAAGTGCGTTCCGTCAAACCGTCTACAAACAGACCGGTACGGATTTCATCAACGTGCTGCGGATAATCGATATGCGGCCACCAAAGGCGAAACATTCTGCCTGTACGGCCAAGAGAAGCCAAAAAGCGGGAATTTCCTGCGATGGCGTCGATCAAGTAAGGCTTTTTGTCTTGTGACATAAGAGAACAACTCCTTATTCTTGGTTGGTATGAAGAGAGGATTCACGAGCGACCAGACGGTGCGGAATAATAATATGGCGCTGATGAATGGACTCGCCTTTTACAGCTCGAATCAAAGTTTGCGAGGCGGTGTAGCCCAGCTGATAGATCCCGATATCGATGGAACTGATCGGAGGTGAGGCAAGCTCTGAAATTGAGATATTGTTAAATCCGACCAGGCTCAGATCCTGCGGTACCTTGTATCCCAGCTCGGTCAAGCCGCGAAGCACACCGAAGGCAACGATATCGTCAATGGCTACAAGTGCGGTTGGACGATGCGGCAGATTCATAAAGAAAGACATGGCTCTATAGCCGCTTTCCTGCAGAAACTCTCCCTCAACAATCCATTCGGATTGAATGTCCAGACTCGCTTCTTGCATCGCCTTCTTGTACCCGATCATCCTGTCTCTGGAGACAATCAGATTCGGAGGTCCACTGACAAAGCCGATCCGCTTATGTCCTTGGGCGATCAGATGGCGGGTTGCATCATAGGCTGCCTGCACGTTGTTGTTGTCCACTGCCAAAATATCGGGGTAGTCTTCACTGCGTCCGACAAGCACAAAAGGAAAATCCTGTTCTTTCAAAAAGGCAATGACAGGGTCCGATTTACGGGAGTAGAGCAGAATCACACCGTCTACGCGGCGGCCTTTAACAAGCCGGGTGACGGCCTCCACTTCCTCGCTTTCCGACGTGCCGGTCGTCATCATGAGGTCGTATCCGCTTCGTGTGGATTGGGTGACAACACCTCGGATGATTTCCGAGAAGAAGAGATTAAGAAACAGCTCTTCTGCAGAACGAGGCAGCAAAATGCCGATTGTCTGTGTTGTTTTGGATACAAGGCTCTTCGCCATGACATTCGGATGATATCCCATTTCCTGCATAATCTCTTTGACTTTACGGGTCGTGGCAGGGCTAATCCGAGGATGTCCGGAGATAACGCGAGATACGGTTGAAGGGGATACCCCAGCTCTTTTGGCAACGTCGATAATCGTGACTGACATGTGAAAGATCCTCCTGTGTGCAAACGATTGAATCTAGCATAAATACATTATCTTTTCATGTTATCTTATTTGATATAGAAAAGTAAATATTTGATTTTAACGGTGTTAATGATTTAGGTGTGAGAAGCGGTTAAAAAGGTGTTGTAGTGAATAAAAAGAAGCTCAAAGTTGCAGATGGAAAGCTGTAAAGCAACAGAGCTATAAAACCACAATAAACTCAGAGTACACAGAGGGAAGCAGTCCACTCGAAGTTACAGAGGAGAAGAAGTTAGGCATGTGATAAATGGCATCCATCTCAGGAACTTCCCTCTTTGCCAAATAATTTCCAAAATTTCTTGTGAAACTGAGAAAAAAAGAGCGATTCGGAGAAAGCTATGGAATTATCGCCAATAATCGGTTAATTTGAATTGTGCAAACGTTTGTACTTTGTTTCTTCTCAAATGTATGATAAAGGAAGAAATGAAGCGTTTACAAGTGAGCTATACCCATTTAGAAAACCGGTTTCCCGAACGGTGTCGAATTAACCATGGGTGGGCTTAGAGAACAGTGCAGGTGATTTAGAGATAGTGCAAACAATTTTTGAAGGGTGGTTTTCGAATGACAATGAAAAAAATGTTGGTGGTTGTAACGGCTGTTACTACTAGCTTGGCTTTGGCAGCATGTGGAGCGGCTTCACCAGGCTCGACCGATAAGGAGAATCCTCCGGTATCCGCAGAGACGGCAGCTCCTAATACGGAAGGTGCTCAAGCTGGGGCGGATGATGCAGGGATCACACCTGAACCAGGAGCAAAGCTGCTAATTTGGGATGGTGCAAAAGAGCGGCCTTTTGAAGAAGAAATTGCCAAACAATTTTCTGCCAAATATAACGTGGAAGTTCAAATCGAAGAAGTAGGACCGCCTGATACAGTGAATCGCATGAGCAATGACGGACCTGCCGGAATCGGTGCCGATGTATTCGTCATTCCTCACAATCACCTTGGCAGAGCGGTAAACGCAGGACTCGTACTGCCGAATGATATTTTTGGCGATGTGACGAAGAAAAGCAATACGGAAAGTGCGGTCATAGGGGCGACCAGCGGGGACAAAATTTATGCGTATCCTCGTTCCGCTGAAACGATCGCCATGTACTACAATAAAAAGCTGGTGCCAACGCCGCCGAAATCGTTCGATGACGTTGTGGCTTTCAGCAAAACGTTCACGGACAAATCAAAGAACAAATACGGATTAATCTGGGAAAGCGGGAATTTCTATTTTAACTATCCGTTCTTCGCAGCAGGCGGCGGATACGTATTTGGCAAAAACGGTACTGATCCTCATGATATCGGGCTAAATACCGATGGCGCTGTAGCAGGCTTAAAGCTGTACGCCAGCTTGAAGAACGATGTTCTGCCTATTAATGCAGGAGACATTAACCCGGATATTAAAAGATCGCTGTTCACGAAAGGCGACGCTGCTATGGACATTACCGGACCATGGGAAATGGCGGCATACAAGGAAGCACTGGGCGATGACCTGGGCATAGCGCCAATCCCGCAAATTAATGGCAAACCGGCAATTACTTTCGCAGGTATTCAAGAAGTGGTAGTCAACGCGTATTCGAAGTATCCGAATGCGGCGAAGCTGTATGCTAAATTCTCTACAAGCAAAGAAGCGCAGCTGCAGCTTTATAAAATTATCGGCTCCGTACCTACCAATACGGAAGCGCAAGGTGACGCTCAAATCAAAAATGATCCCTACGTGTCCGCTTTCGTAGAGCAATCCAAGAACTCGATTCCAATGCCTTCCATTCCGGAAATGGAAAGTGTATGGTCCCCAATCGGAGCAGCGCTAAGCGACATTTGGAACTCCGGCAAAGATCCGAAGGAAGCGCTGGATAACGCCGTGAAGCAAATTAAAGACGCGAACAGCAGCTCAGCCAAATAAGAGGTGCGCGTATGAATTCACCCGCTGGGTAGCAGGCGGGTGAATTCATACGATTTGCCGATAAAGCTGATGACCGTTACGAGCTTCAGTAGATTTTCTCCGATCGCACTAATCTCCGAAAACTACTGAGCCCTACACTTCACTTTATCGACAGTCTGTATGAATTCACCCGCTGGATGATAGGCGGGTGAATTCAATAATTTTCAACGTGAGAGGAGCAAGGAGATGAGTCAGATGCGCATGGTAACGATGCAGGAAAAGGAAGCTAGACTGTCTCGTTCACGCTTCTTTGCAGCTATTCTGTCTGTGTTATGGTCCGGGCTGGGCCAATGGTATAACCGGCAGTACATAAAGGGCCTGCTGCTAGCCGCCTTACAAGCGGCGGGTGTTACCTATTTTCATGACAAATTATTCAATGCGGTTGTAGGGCTCATGACCTTAGGTAGTACGCCGACCAGACAGGTCGAGGTTAAGGGTGTTTTCAAGAACGTTCCGGGTGATCATTCCATCTTTTTGATGCTAGAGGGCATTTCAATCGTGCTCGCTTTTCTGCTTCTCGCCACTATTTACATTATGAATGTAAGGGATGCATATGAAGTTGGGAAGCAACGCGAAGCAGGGAAGAAGCCAAACAACTTCATGCAATCCCTTCACTATATGCTGGACAAGAAATTTGCAGAGATGCTGCTGATCCTTCCGGGAGTCGGCATTCTTTTCTTTACTGTACTGCCGATCATCTTCATGGTGATGATTGCTTTTACCAATTATTCCGCGCCCGACCACGTCCCGCCTGCCAAGCTTGTCGATTGGGTAGGTTTACAAACATTTAAGGACCTGCTGTTGCTTAAATCCTGGAGCGCTACGTTTTTTGGTGTGTTAAGATGGACCATCATTTGGGCAGTATCTGCGACCATTACGACTTTTTTGGAGGCTTTATGGTCGCACTGCTGGTCCAACAAAAAGGGATCCGCTTTAAAGGCTTCTGGAGAACGATTCTAATTGTTCCTTATGCGATTCCGAGCTTGATCTCGCTGCTGATGATGCGCAATTTGTTCAATGCCCAGTTCGGTCCAATCAATCAATATCTGGGCTATTTAGGCATTTACCAGCCTCAATGGTTGACAGACCCGGTTTGGGCCAAATTCACAGTAATTCTTGTCAATATGTGGGTAGGGATTCCGGTTTCTATGATTCTTATTATGGGTGTTCTCACAACCATTCCAAAAGACTTATATGAAGCAGCCGATATCGACGGGGCAACGGGCTTTCAGAAGTTCAAGGTCATTACGATGCCTTTAGTCTTATTCACTACAGGGCCTGTTCTAATTACACAATTTGCGGGTAACATCAACAATTTCAACGCCATCTTCCTGCTGACACAGGGAGGTCCTACAGTTGGGCAATATCAGTTCGCGGGGGCCACTGACCTACTTGTGACCTGGCTGTTCAACCTGACGCTGAATCAGTTGAAATATAATATTGCCTCAGCTATTGGGATCATTATTTTCCTTATTGTAGCAACCTTCTCCATCTGGAATTTCCGCAGATCCCGTTCATTCAGAGAGGAGGACATGATTCAATGATCGGTCAACGACTCGCAAACCTCACACGGCTAAGTCTCAGTTATATTGTGCTCATTATTCTGGCTATCTGTAGCTTGTATCCAGCGTTATGGATCGTTCTTGGCTCGTTTCGGTCTGGTCGGTCCCTTTATAGCAAGACATTAATTCCCGAAAGCTTTACGCTCGATAACTATCGAATCCTTTTTACTTCCAAGAGCTTTTTGTTCGGTCAATGGTATCTGAATACGCTGAAAATCGCCACCATTTCCATGGTGCTTGGCACCTTCCTGGTCTTGCTGTGCGGTTATGCGGTTTCACGCTTCCGTTTTAAAGGGCGCAGCCTTACATTGTCCATGATTCTAGTTCTTAATATGTTTCCGGGGTTCCTCAGCTTGATTGCGCTATTTATTCTGCTTAAGGAAATGGGCTTATTAAATACTCACCTGGCTATTATTATCGTGTATGCGGCAGGAGCACCACTGTTCACCACTATTCTGGCGAAAGGCTTCTTCGACGCCATTCCACGCAGCCTGGATGAGGCGGCTAAGATTGACGGAGCCAACAACATGACGATTTTTTCCCGGATCATGCTGCCTCTATCGAAGCCTTTGATCACCTATGTTGCTTTGACCTCCTTCGTCGGACCATGGGTTGATTTTATCTTTGCACGTCTGGTGCTCCGTTCCAGAGACAAATGG
This genomic window from Paenibacillus hexagrammi contains:
- a CDS encoding sugar ABC transporter substrate-binding protein, whose product is MTMKKMLVVVTAVTTSLALAACGAASPGSTDKENPPVSAETAAPNTEGAQAGADDAGITPEPGAKLLIWDGAKERPFEEEIAKQFSAKYNVEVQIEEVGPPDTVNRMSNDGPAGIGADVFVIPHNHLGRAVNAGLVLPNDIFGDVTKKSNTESAVIGATSGDKIYAYPRSAETIAMYYNKKLVPTPPKSFDDVVAFSKTFTDKSKNKYGLIWESGNFYFNYPFFAAGGGYVFGKNGTDPHDIGLNTDGAVAGLKLYASLKNDVLPINAGDINPDIKRSLFTKGDAAMDITGPWEMAAYKEALGDDLGIAPIPQINGKPAITFAGIQEVVVNAYSKYPNAAKLYAKFSTSKEAQLQLYKIIGSVPTNTEAQGDAQIKNDPYVSAFVEQSKNSIPMPSIPEMESVWSPIGAALSDIWNSGKDPKEALDNAVKQIKDANSSSAK
- a CDS encoding LacI family DNA-binding transcriptional regulator, which gives rise to MSVTIIDVAKRAGVSPSTVSRVISGHPRISPATTRKVKEIMQEMGYHPNVMAKSLVSKTTQTIGILLPRSAEELFLNLFFSEIIRGVVTQSTRSGYDLMMTTGTSESEEVEAVTRLVKGRRVDGVILLYSRKSDPVIAFLKEQDFPFVLVGRSEDYPDILAVDNNNVQAAYDATRHLIAQGHKRIGFVSGPPNLIVSRDRMIGYKKAMQEASLDIQSEWIVEGEFLQESGYRAMSFFMNLPHRPTALVAIDDIVAFGVLRGLTELGYKVPQDLSLVGFNNISISELASPPISSIDIGIYQLGYTASQTLIRAVKGESIHQRHIIIPHRLVARESSLHTNQE
- a CDS encoding sugar ABC transporter permease, with translation MIGQRLANLTRLSLSYIVLIILAICSLYPALWIVLGSFRSGRSLYSKTLIPESFTLDNYRILFTSKSFLFGQWYLNTLKIATISMVLGTFLVLLCGYAVSRFRFKGRSLTLSMILVLNMFPGFLSLIALFILLKEMGLLNTHLAIIIVYAAGAPLFTTILAKGFFDAIPRSLDEAAKIDGANNMTIFSRIMLPLSKPLITYVALTSFVGPWVDFIFARLVLRSRDKWTLAVGLFDQVVGNNQSSNFTLFAASSVLIAIPITILFIFLQRNLVDGLTAGANKG
- a CDS encoding glycoside hydrolase family 15 protein, which encodes MSQDKKPYLIDAIAGNSRFLASLGRTGRMFRLWWPHIDYPQHVDEIRTGLFVDGLTERTSWFDSAEEGWGHEAGYVSRTNIFRVLAEHATIPVSVQSLDYAVPGQNVFVRHYSFTNRSDSPVSFRFMYYSSFRSMETNYYHTTQFDEALDAITHMRHEYIFSVSSSNVCTGFQAGQAWAGANTGQLNGTDIDMQPDGALSWSFTSVQPGQTVEVPVYIAAGSTRQEAAEALALAKSQPAAYWYDQTAAYWQQYLADAVPAPEAAEDIRELYERSLLTMKLMSDEQSGSVVAAPEFDEGFTRCGGYAYCWGRDAAFITTALDRVGLSDLSTRFYEWTLTAQDADGSWQQRHYHDGRLAPSWGLQIDEGASILWGMWQHYSHIQDAAFAERVWPAVAKGADFLVSYIDEETGLPAPSRDLWEERLAEHTYSAAAVYGGLTAAAAFARLRGLEEQASAWALAAEGIQQRIGDSCWNEDRGSFYRGLKLAVTEPEFRSAEEQGAATSVKVSAKGYPTYLLQHDPVIDISLLGISVPFGAVDVHDPRMARTAEAIERELTVPVVGGIKRYEDDPYIGGNPWILTTLWLSHYKIAVGQYEEARALLQWAVDHRTDMGLLPEQIDKVTGETAWVVPLTWSHAMFILAVSMLSEVDQLRVRQLQQ